The following proteins are co-located in the Brevibacillus laterosporus DSM 25 genome:
- the yajC gene encoding preprotein translocase subunit YajC, protein MQGLGGLLPIIIMFVIFYFLLIRPQQKRNKERNAMLVAMKKGDRVVTIGGLHGTIQDITDDTLILKVSHNVHMTFDRGAVNSVTVSNPTKEVAETKKEELEAPAEDTK, encoded by the coding sequence ATGCAAGGTTTAGGTGGATTGTTGCCGATTATTATTATGTTTGTGATCTTTTACTTTTTGTTGATTCGCCCTCAACAAAAACGTAATAAAGAGCGCAATGCTATGTTGGTAGCTATGAAAAAAGGGGATCGCGTTGTAACAATTGGAGGACTGCATGGCACTATCCAAGACATTACTGACGATACACTTATTTTGAAGGTTTCACACAATGTACACATGACGTTCGACCGCGGTGCAGTAAACTCTGTTACCGTTTCTAACCCTACTAAAGAAGTAGCGGAAACGAAAAAAGAGGAATTGGAAGCACCTGCAGAAGATACGAAATAA
- the ruvA gene encoding Holliday junction branch migration protein RuvA, translating into MIDFVEGIVSYIDTEYVVVQAGGLGYRVFCPNPYYFVKDEGKSCRLFTHYHVREDAIHLYGFATRDERDLYRRLLDVNGIGPKGALAILAGATPDQIVSAVQQENVTYLTKFPGIGKKTAQRMILDLKDKLKGFTPSMLVTSAPESLLVKGNSDMAALEEAMQALMALGYSDNETQGIRPKLLESAKAGASVEQLIKQGLALFMRG; encoded by the coding sequence ATGATTGATTTTGTAGAGGGAATTGTCTCTTATATAGATACGGAATACGTTGTAGTGCAAGCAGGTGGGCTAGGTTACCGTGTTTTTTGTCCTAATCCTTATTATTTTGTGAAAGATGAAGGGAAATCTTGCCGCTTATTTACTCATTACCATGTACGTGAAGATGCGATTCATTTGTATGGATTTGCAACTAGAGACGAACGTGATTTATATCGCCGATTACTTGATGTGAATGGCATCGGACCAAAAGGAGCCTTGGCTATATTAGCTGGGGCTACACCTGACCAAATTGTCTCCGCTGTTCAACAAGAGAATGTGACCTACTTAACGAAGTTTCCTGGTATTGGGAAAAAGACAGCTCAGCGCATGATCTTAGATTTGAAAGATAAGTTGAAGGGATTTACACCATCTATGCTGGTTACGTCTGCACCAGAATCTTTATTGGTGAAGGGAAATTCCGACATGGCTGCGTTAGAAGAAGCCATGCAGGCATTGATGGCTTTAGGTTATTCAGACAACGAAACTCAAGGGATTCGTCCTAAATTGTTGGAATCAGCGAAGGCTGGGGCCAGTGTAGAACAATTGATTAAACAGGGGCTTGCGCTCTTTATGAGGGGATAA
- a CDS encoding xanthine phosphoribosyltransferase, whose product MKVLQERICQDGNVLSDTVLKVDAFLNHQVDSKLAMLIGEEFAKRFAKEKITKVLTIEASGIQFAMATGFALQVPFVYAKKKKAITQSDDVYTASVHSFTRKETYQISVAKAYLKPGERVLIVDDFLATGAALVGLCDIVKEAGAELVGVGAVIEKSFQEGRGLLEDRGIAIHSLARIKSMSPETGIEFIEEIGACKS is encoded by the coding sequence ATGAAGGTATTACAGGAAAGAATTTGTCAGGATGGAAACGTATTGTCTGATACGGTATTAAAGGTAGATGCTTTTTTAAATCATCAGGTGGATTCAAAATTAGCCATGCTGATCGGAGAAGAATTTGCAAAGCGCTTTGCTAAAGAAAAGATTACGAAGGTTTTAACAATCGAGGCGAGTGGGATCCAATTTGCAATGGCAACGGGCTTTGCGCTACAAGTCCCTTTTGTGTATGCGAAAAAGAAAAAAGCAATTACGCAATCGGATGATGTGTATACGGCATCTGTGCATTCTTTCACACGCAAAGAAACATACCAAATTAGTGTGGCTAAAGCCTATTTAAAGCCTGGTGAGCGTGTACTAATCGTAGATGATTTCTTGGCTACGGGAGCTGCTCTAGTAGGGTTATGCGACATTGTAAAAGAAGCTGGTGCCGAGTTAGTAGGCGTAGGTGCTGTCATAGAAAAAAGCTTCCAAGAAGGCCGAGGTTTGCTGGAAGACAGAGGGATTGCTATTCATTCGTTAGCTCGAATCAAATCGATGTCGCCTGAAACAGGTATTGAATTCATCGAGGAAATCGGTGCATGCAAATCGTAA
- a CDS encoding nucleobase:cation symporter-2 family protein → MLSKQKIFTLGFQQVLAMYAGAVIVPLIIGKELGLTPQQMAYLIAADLFTSGLATLLQVYGGRYIGSGLPVMLGCTFTAVGPIIAVSLSAGNSLTTAYGAIIVSGIFVFLFAPLFGKMLRFFPTVVTGSVVTIIGLSLIPVAMKNAAGGEGNASFGSPTNLLLALVTLLLILLFNRFFTGFIRSIAVLVGLVTGTMIAFFLGMVDFSHVWTASWISIVQPFYFGTPRFDIMAILTMIIVNMISMVESTGVYFAVGKVTDTKIESKTVVKGLRAEGLAITMGGVFNAFPYTAFSQNVGLLSLTGIKGREAIMGAGVILVALGMLPKLAALTTVIPDAVLGGAMIAMFGMVVASGINILSSVDLSKNENLLIAACSIAVGLGSAVVPQMFDQLPGMAKMIMQNGIVTGSLTAIVLNICLSRNDKVVKSSSQTTSETVSA, encoded by the coding sequence ATGTTAAGCAAGCAAAAGATTTTTACCTTGGGCTTTCAACAGGTTCTAGCGATGTATGCGGGAGCTGTTATTGTTCCGCTCATTATCGGTAAAGAATTAGGATTAACGCCACAACAGATGGCATATCTAATCGCGGCGGACCTCTTCACTAGTGGACTTGCTACCTTGCTTCAAGTGTATGGGGGGAGGTACATTGGATCGGGGCTTCCCGTCATGCTGGGATGTACATTTACAGCGGTAGGACCCATTATTGCCGTGTCACTTTCAGCTGGTAACAGCTTAACAACCGCATATGGAGCTATTATTGTATCTGGTATTTTTGTATTTTTGTTTGCGCCTTTATTTGGTAAAATGCTACGCTTTTTTCCAACGGTGGTTACAGGCTCAGTTGTCACTATCATTGGTTTATCCTTAATTCCTGTTGCGATGAAGAATGCGGCTGGTGGGGAAGGGAATGCTTCTTTTGGTTCACCTACTAATTTACTTCTAGCTCTTGTAACCTTGCTATTAATCTTGTTGTTTAATCGCTTTTTTACTGGATTTATCCGATCGATTGCCGTATTGGTTGGACTTGTGACCGGCACAATGATTGCCTTTTTCTTGGGCATGGTTGATTTCTCACATGTGTGGACTGCTTCCTGGATTAGCATTGTACAACCATTCTATTTCGGTACGCCTCGCTTTGATATAATGGCAATCCTAACTATGATAATAGTAAATATGATCAGTATGGTGGAATCTACCGGTGTCTATTTTGCAGTCGGTAAAGTAACTGACACCAAGATTGAATCCAAAACAGTGGTAAAGGGCTTACGTGCAGAAGGTCTTGCCATTACAATGGGTGGCGTTTTTAACGCCTTTCCGTATACTGCTTTCTCACAAAATGTGGGTTTGCTTTCCCTGACGGGTATCAAAGGGCGGGAAGCCATTATGGGTGCCGGTGTAATCCTAGTTGCATTGGGAATGCTACCAAAATTGGCTGCACTTACAACAGTTATTCCTGATGCTGTACTAGGTGGGGCTATGATCGCTATGTTCGGTATGGTAGTGGCATCAGGTATTAATATTTTATCTAGTGTTGATCTATCCAAAAATGAAAATCTGTTAATTGCAGCTTGTAGTATAGCGGTAGGTTTAGGTTCCGCAGTGGTACCACAAATGTTTGATCAGCTACCAGGTATGGCGAAGATGATTATGCAAAACGGGATCGTTACAGGCTCGCTAACTGCGATTGTATTAAATATCTGCTTGTCTCGAAATGACAAGGTAGTTAAAAGCTCTTCTCAGACAACCTCAGAAACAGTGTCTGCGTAA
- the queA gene encoding tRNA preQ1(34) S-adenosylmethionine ribosyltransferase-isomerase QueA yields MDVTLFDFDLPEELIAQHPLEDRTGSRLLVLDKQTGEVTHQQFTDLITYLEAGDVLVVNDSRVLPARLIGVKSETGAKIEILLLKSLGDDRWETLARPGKRFKVGAEIEFGDGMLRCVCEEITPTGGRIVRFSYEGIFYEILDRLGSMPLPPYIHEQLDDRERYQTVYSKELGSAAAPTAGLHFTQDYLKQLQEKGIKVAYVTLHVGLGTFRPVEADVIEEHVMHAEHYQLTQEMADLINSAKEAGKRVIAVGTTSCRTLETIAKEHGGKLVAQSGWTDIFMYPGYEFAIIDGLLTNFHLPKSTLVMLISALAGRENVLRAYQDAIVRKYRFFSFGDAMLIK; encoded by the coding sequence GTGGATGTAACTTTATTTGATTTTGATCTGCCAGAAGAGTTGATTGCCCAGCATCCACTAGAGGATCGCACAGGGTCTCGCTTGCTTGTTCTTGATAAACAAACAGGTGAAGTAACTCATCAGCAGTTTACGGATTTAATTACGTATTTAGAAGCGGGGGACGTGCTGGTTGTAAACGACAGTCGCGTGTTGCCCGCCCGTTTGATTGGCGTAAAAAGTGAGACAGGGGCTAAAATTGAGATTCTGTTACTTAAATCGCTAGGTGATGATCGTTGGGAAACCTTGGCACGTCCAGGGAAGCGATTTAAAGTAGGAGCTGAGATAGAGTTTGGTGATGGTATGCTTCGCTGTGTCTGTGAGGAGATTACACCAACAGGAGGCCGCATTGTTCGATTTTCTTACGAGGGAATTTTCTATGAGATTTTAGATCGATTAGGTTCAATGCCTTTGCCACCATATATTCATGAACAATTAGACGATCGAGAACGGTATCAGACTGTTTACTCTAAAGAGTTAGGATCTGCTGCAGCACCGACAGCGGGCTTACATTTTACGCAAGATTATTTGAAACAGCTTCAGGAAAAAGGAATTAAAGTAGCCTATGTTACTTTACACGTTGGATTAGGAACATTCCGTCCTGTAGAAGCAGATGTAATTGAAGAGCACGTTATGCATGCGGAGCATTATCAATTAACACAGGAAATGGCTGATTTGATCAATAGTGCAAAAGAAGCAGGTAAGCGAGTCATTGCTGTTGGAACTACATCTTGTAGAACGTTAGAGACTATTGCAAAAGAACATGGTGGAAAGCTGGTTGCTCAGTCTGGTTGGACAGATATTTTTATGTATCCTGGTTATGAGTTTGCGATTATTGACGGGCTCCTTACTAATTTCCATTTACCTAAATCAACCCTGGTCATGCTTATTAGTGCCTTGGCTGGACGTGAAAATGTTCTTCGTGCTTATCAGGATGCGATTGTCCGTAAGTATCGTTTCTTTAGCTTTGGAGATGCGATGTTAATTAAATAA
- the ruvB gene encoding Holliday junction branch migration DNA helicase RuvB, protein MDDNRIITTHMQWEEDANEFSLRPRFLSEYIGQKQVKENLKVFIEAAKMRKEALDHVLLYGPPGLGKTTLSQIIANELGVNLKTTSGPAIERPGDLAAILTNLQEGDVLFIDEIHRLNRSVEEVLYPAMEDFALDIIIGKGPSARNVRLDLPPFTLIGATTRAGLLSSPLRDRFGVVNRLEFYTIEELAFIVSRAADILQIGMQEGGALEISKRSRGTPRIANRLLKRVRDFAQVQGEGIITQEIAHEALVRLQVDACGLDHIDHKLLLAIIEKFAGGPVGLDTIAATIGEESQTIEDVCEPYLLQIGFIQRTPRGRIATPACYTHFQLPMPSES, encoded by the coding sequence ATGGACGATAATCGGATTATTACGACCCACATGCAGTGGGAAGAAGATGCTAACGAATTTAGTTTGCGTCCTCGCTTCTTATCCGAATACATCGGGCAAAAGCAGGTAAAGGAGAATTTAAAGGTCTTTATCGAAGCTGCTAAAATGCGCAAAGAGGCGTTGGACCATGTACTATTATATGGACCTCCAGGTTTAGGAAAGACAACTTTATCCCAGATTATAGCTAATGAACTAGGTGTTAACTTAAAAACAACCTCTGGACCAGCCATTGAACGACCAGGTGATTTAGCTGCCATCCTTACGAATCTACAAGAAGGGGATGTACTGTTTATTGACGAGATACATAGACTCAATCGCAGTGTAGAAGAAGTCTTGTATCCAGCGATGGAGGATTTTGCTCTAGATATCATCATCGGAAAAGGGCCAAGTGCTCGCAATGTCCGCCTTGATCTACCTCCCTTCACATTGATAGGAGCTACGACGCGTGCGGGACTACTTTCATCTCCACTACGTGATCGATTTGGGGTCGTTAATCGTTTAGAATTCTATACAATTGAAGAATTAGCTTTCATTGTTTCGCGTGCAGCAGACATACTACAGATCGGTATGCAAGAAGGTGGAGCCCTGGAAATTTCCAAACGTTCGCGAGGTACACCGCGTATCGCCAATCGTTTATTAAAACGTGTCCGGGATTTTGCTCAAGTTCAGGGTGAAGGGATTATTACACAAGAAATTGCACATGAAGCTTTAGTAAGGCTTCAAGTGGATGCTTGCGGATTAGATCATATTGATCATAAATTACTTCTTGCCATCATTGAAAAATTTGCAGGCGGACCAGTAGGATTGGATACTATTGCAGCTACCATTGGAGAAGAATCTCAAACGATTGAAGATGTATGTGAGCCTTATTTGCTACAAATTGGGTTCATTCAGCGAACACCGCGTGGACGTATTGCGACACCAGCTTGTTACACGCATTTTCAACTCCCAATGCCCTCGGAGTCTTAG
- a CDS encoding TIGR04086 family membrane protein, whose amino-acid sequence MRSHSASVMTGLFLTLGLVLLGSIFAALLLSFTNVKESSLPYFSYVINICSLLIGGFVTGRRCGASGWYYGGLTGLGYFFLVLLIGFLGFNAPINLSTLLYTLFAFLIAGIGGVFGVNTSNRR is encoded by the coding sequence ATGCGCAGTCATTCCGCCTCGGTGATGACGGGATTATTTCTAACGCTTGGCCTTGTCTTACTTGGTTCTATTTTTGCTGCATTACTTCTTTCCTTTACCAATGTAAAGGAAAGCTCACTACCCTACTTTAGCTATGTCATTAACATTTGTAGCTTGTTGATTGGCGGCTTTGTAACGGGGCGAAGATGCGGAGCAAGCGGCTGGTATTATGGAGGATTAACCGGTTTAGGCTATTTCTTTCTCGTCTTACTGATAGGGTTTTTAGGCTTTAATGCACCAATTAATCTTTCAACCTTATTGTATACTCTTTTTGCCTTTCTTATCGCAGGGATTGGTGGTGTTTTTGGTGTTAATACGTCCAATCGGCGATAA
- a CDS encoding BofC C-terminal domain-containing protein translates to MLKSLRPAKLKWKWLMLFLMLTVGLVLGFWASRLEMKLTNQVDKSRISSQIKGEESVPVFSMPRQVVLTRTYVCGVKGEEKKEVRENTLEQILKPYAGWELVSVHPDYIVLHKEENDLAPICKENGYFGLSPDGFLTFFEGLPDYQKVIQTFYRINTDSMKASLSKEEIGHLYKGIRVHDLAEYNSILSTFSEFQRQIEPQ, encoded by the coding sequence ATGCTCAAATCATTGCGCCCAGCAAAACTGAAGTGGAAATGGCTAATGTTGTTTCTTATGTTAACAGTAGGGTTAGTACTGGGGTTCTGGGCTTCACGTCTTGAAATGAAGCTTACCAATCAAGTAGATAAAAGTAGGATATCATCTCAGATTAAAGGGGAAGAAAGCGTCCCTGTATTCTCCATGCCAAGACAGGTCGTCTTAACTCGTACGTACGTATGTGGAGTAAAAGGTGAGGAGAAAAAAGAAGTAAGAGAAAATACGTTAGAGCAAATATTGAAACCGTATGCCGGATGGGAGCTGGTCTCGGTTCATCCAGATTATATTGTGTTGCATAAAGAAGAGAATGATCTTGCTCCTATTTGTAAAGAAAATGGTTACTTTGGCTTGTCTCCCGACGGTTTTTTAACTTTTTTTGAAGGTTTACCAGACTATCAGAAAGTGATTCAAACCTTCTATCGAATTAATACGGACAGTATGAAAGCGAGCCTTTCTAAAGAAGAGATTGGACACTTATATAAAGGTATTCGTGTACATGATCTTGCTGAATATAACAGTATTTTATCTACTTTTAGCGAATTTCAACGACAGATTGAACCTCAGTAA
- the ruvC gene encoding crossover junction endodeoxyribonuclease RuvC, translated as MRIVGIDPGIAIVGFGFIDKEGSSLKPVQYGSIQTEAHTPVPLRLRQVYDATIELLDTYQPDEMGIEKLFFNRNVTTAFTVGQARGVIILAAEQKGVPVFEYTPMQIKQAVTGYGGAEKKQIQEMVRMLLKLKEVPKPDDVADALGVAITHAQSRTYYDISEGAKK; from the coding sequence ATGCGGATAGTTGGAATTGACCCGGGGATTGCAATTGTCGGGTTTGGATTTATAGATAAAGAAGGAAGTTCCTTAAAGCCTGTGCAGTATGGTAGCATACAGACAGAAGCTCATACACCTGTGCCCCTACGCTTGCGCCAAGTGTATGATGCTACCATCGAGCTTTTAGATACGTATCAGCCTGATGAAATGGGCATAGAAAAATTATTTTTTAATCGAAATGTGACTACTGCTTTTACTGTAGGGCAGGCTCGTGGTGTCATTATTTTAGCTGCTGAGCAAAAAGGAGTCCCGGTTTTTGAATACACACCGATGCAAATCAAGCAAGCGGTAACTGGCTACGGTGGAGCTGAGAAAAAACAAATTCAAGAAATGGTACGGATGTTATTGAAGTTAAAGGAAGTACCAAAACCGGATGACGTAGCGGACGCATTGGGTGTAGCGATTACTCATGCTCAAAGCCGCACGTATTATGATATATCGGAAGGTGCAAAGAAATGA
- the tgt gene encoding tRNA guanosine(34) transglycosylase Tgt, which yields MAVRYELIKTCKQTGARLGRVHTPHGTFETPAFMPVGTQATVKTMSPEEVSGMGANIILSNTYHLFLRPGHQIVKEAGGLHKFMNWNGAILTDSGGFQVFSLSNLRKITEEGVSFRSHLNGEKLFIGPEEAMQIQNALGADIMMAFDECAPYPAEYDYVKKSMERTTRWAERCLNAHERKDDQALFGIVQGGMFQDLREQSARDLVQMDFPGYAIGGLSVGEPFPLMYEVLDYTVPLLPDNKPRYLMGVGSPDALIEGALRGIDMFDCVLPTRIARNGTCMTSQGRLVVRNAKFARDFTPLDPNCDCYTCKNYTRAYIRHLIKAEETFGIRLTTHHNLHFLIKLMEKVRQAIREDRLGDFRDQFFAQYGLGENRSF from the coding sequence TTGGCAGTACGCTACGAATTAATTAAAACGTGCAAACAGACGGGCGCACGACTGGGACGAGTTCATACCCCGCATGGTACTTTTGAAACCCCAGCATTCATGCCGGTTGGGACTCAAGCCACAGTTAAAACCATGTCCCCAGAAGAAGTCAGCGGGATGGGCGCTAACATTATTTTGAGTAATACGTATCATCTATTCTTGCGTCCGGGTCACCAGATCGTTAAAGAAGCAGGTGGCTTGCATAAATTTATGAACTGGAACGGAGCTATTTTAACAGATAGTGGTGGATTTCAGGTATTTAGTTTAAGCAACTTACGTAAGATTACAGAAGAGGGAGTATCCTTTCGCTCTCACTTAAATGGGGAAAAGCTGTTTATTGGACCTGAAGAGGCAATGCAAATTCAAAATGCACTTGGTGCCGATATCATGATGGCTTTTGATGAGTGTGCCCCGTATCCAGCTGAGTACGATTATGTGAAAAAATCGATGGAGAGAACAACCCGTTGGGCAGAGCGTTGTTTGAATGCGCATGAGCGTAAGGACGATCAAGCTTTATTCGGGATTGTACAAGGTGGTATGTTCCAGGATTTACGGGAACAAAGCGCACGTGATCTTGTACAGATGGATTTTCCAGGGTATGCCATCGGTGGACTTAGCGTAGGAGAACCATTCCCGCTGATGTATGAAGTGCTAGATTACACAGTTCCATTGTTACCGGATAATAAACCTCGCTATTTAATGGGGGTAGGTTCTCCAGATGCTCTCATTGAGGGTGCACTTCGTGGAATTGATATGTTTGACTGTGTGTTACCAACTCGTATAGCGCGAAATGGGACATGCATGACGAGCCAAGGAAGATTAGTCGTTCGCAATGCTAAATTTGCGCGTGATTTTACTCCACTTGACCCTAATTGCGATTGCTACACGTGCAAAAATTATACGCGTGCTTACATTCGTCATTTGATCAAAGCTGAAGAGACCTTTGGTATACGTTTAACTACGCATCACAACCTGCACTTCCTCATTAAATTGATGGAAAAAGTGCGCCAAGCGATCCGTGAAGATCGTTTGGGAGATTTCAGGGACCAGTTTTTTGCCCAATATGGTTTGGGTGAAAATAGATCTTTCTAA
- a CDS encoding bifunctional 2',3'-cyclic-nucleotide 2'-phosphodiesterase/3'-nucleotidase: MKKTHLNSVLATSMVLSMFALPTAHVGAEGESIIKLRLMETTDIHTNVVNYDYYKDAPTDQFGLAKTATLIKNARGEVTNSVLFDNGDLIQGNPLGDFIHEKGLKDGEVHPIYKAMNLLDYEVGNIGNHEFNFGLDYLQASLKGAKFPYVNANIYIDDKDNNPDNDKNYFTPYHIFEKKVKDESGKEVTIKIGAIGFTPPQVTAWDKGHLEGKVIAKDIIETAKKFVPQMKKEGADIIVAIPHSGFEKAPAKGNDENAVYYLSKVEGIDAILFGHAHKLFPSKDFDGIEGVDTTKGTINGVPSVMPGFWGDHLGVIDLTLKQVDGKWQVIDSTTEARPIYDVATKKALVEADKDILNAVKEDHEDTLGYVRGPVGETKASINSFFALVNDDPSVQIVSNAQRWWAEKATQGTEFEGTPILSAAAPFKAGGRNGAEYYTDIQSGTIAVKNVSDLYIYPNTIKAVLIDGSQVKEWLERSAGQFNQIDPNKKEEQALVNDAFPTYNFDTLDGVEYQFDLTQPSRYDIKGTLVNEKANRVINLQYNGKPIDPKQKFIVVTNNYRAFGGGNFPGIDGSNVIIDSPDENREVLINYIKAQKSFNPTADGNWGFAPIKGDVKVTLTSSPKAKEVAEKLGYIKHIGEGENGFANYSIDLSTTTQKVAESADTSKEDVKKEEPKKEDASKEEEVKKEEPKKEDASKEEEVKKEEPKKEDASKEEVKKEEPKKEDASKEEEVKKEEPKKEDASKEEVKKEEPKKEDASKEEVKKEEPKKEDASKEEVKKEEPKKNSNKLVAVRATAEGLGIQVAYDNKTRSVTLTKGDAKLVYVLGASEVIVNGKAVETNSDIVKNRLFLPVGLLEETFGVTIK, encoded by the coding sequence TTGAAGAAGACACATCTAAACAGTGTGCTAGCTACCTCAATGGTGCTAAGTATGTTTGCTCTTCCTACAGCTCATGTAGGCGCAGAAGGAGAAAGCATTATTAAATTACGTTTAATGGAAACAACAGATATCCATACAAACGTAGTGAACTATGACTACTATAAGGATGCTCCAACTGACCAATTTGGTCTAGCTAAAACAGCTACCTTGATCAAAAACGCACGTGGTGAAGTTACGAACAGTGTTTTGTTTGACAATGGTGACTTGATTCAAGGAAATCCACTTGGCGATTTCATTCATGAAAAAGGATTGAAAGACGGAGAGGTTCATCCAATTTACAAAGCGATGAATCTACTTGATTATGAAGTAGGTAACATCGGTAACCATGAATTCAACTTTGGCCTTGACTATCTACAAGCTTCACTTAAAGGCGCAAAATTTCCATATGTAAATGCTAATATCTATATCGACGACAAAGATAACAATCCTGATAACGATAAAAACTACTTCACTCCTTACCACATCTTTGAAAAGAAGGTAAAAGATGAGAGCGGGAAAGAAGTTACAATTAAAATCGGTGCAATCGGATTTACTCCTCCACAAGTAACTGCTTGGGACAAGGGTCACTTAGAAGGTAAAGTAATTGCTAAAGATATCATTGAAACTGCAAAAAAATTCGTTCCACAAATGAAAAAAGAAGGCGCAGACATCATTGTTGCAATTCCTCACTCTGGATTTGAAAAGGCTCCAGCAAAAGGAAATGACGAAAATGCCGTTTACTACCTAAGTAAAGTAGAGGGCATTGATGCTATCCTGTTTGGTCATGCTCATAAGCTGTTCCCTAGCAAAGATTTTGATGGGATTGAAGGCGTTGACACAACAAAAGGTACTATCAATGGTGTTCCATCTGTTATGCCAGGCTTCTGGGGCGATCATCTAGGTGTTATCGACCTAACTCTTAAGCAAGTAGATGGAAAATGGCAAGTGATTGATTCTACAACCGAAGCACGTCCAATTTATGATGTTGCTACCAAAAAAGCTCTTGTAGAAGCTGACAAAGATATTCTTAATGCTGTAAAAGAAGACCATGAAGACACTTTGGGCTATGTTCGTGGACCGGTTGGGGAAACCAAAGCTTCCATCAACAGTTTCTTTGCATTAGTTAATGACGATCCATCTGTCCAAATCGTTTCAAATGCGCAAAGATGGTGGGCAGAAAAAGCAACACAAGGCACAGAATTCGAAGGAACTCCAATCTTGTCTGCAGCTGCACCATTTAAAGCAGGTGGACGTAACGGTGCTGAATACTATACAGACATCCAGTCTGGTACTATTGCTGTTAAAAACGTCTCAGATCTATATATCTATCCAAATACAATTAAAGCTGTTTTAATCGACGGTAGCCAAGTAAAAGAATGGTTGGAGCGTTCTGCTGGACAATTTAATCAGATCGATCCAAACAAAAAAGAAGAGCAAGCATTAGTTAATGATGCTTTCCCAACTTATAACTTTGATACGTTGGATGGAGTAGAGTATCAATTCGATCTGACTCAGCCTTCCCGTTACGATATCAAAGGTACTTTGGTTAATGAAAAGGCTAATCGCGTAATTAACCTACAATATAACGGTAAACCTATCGATCCTAAGCAAAAATTCATCGTGGTAACAAACAACTATCGTGCTTTCGGTGGTGGTAATTTCCCTGGCATCGACGGTTCTAATGTAATTATCGATTCCCCAGATGAAAATCGTGAAGTATTAATTAACTACATTAAAGCTCAAAAATCCTTTAATCCAACAGCTGATGGAAACTGGGGTTTTGCACCAATCAAAGGCGACGTAAAAGTAACGCTAACATCTTCTCCTAAAGCAAAAGAAGTTGCTGAAAAGCTTGGATACATCAAACATATTGGTGAAGGTGAAAACGGTTTTGCTAACTACAGCATTGACCTTTCTACAACAACTCAAAAAGTAGCTGAATCTGCGGATACTTCTAAAGAAGACGTGAAAAAAGAAGAGCCTAAGAAAGAAGATGCTTCTAAAGAAGAAGAAGTGAAGAAAGAAGAGCCTAAGAAGGAAGACGCTTCTAAAGAAGAAGAAGTGAAGAAAGAAGAGCCTAAGAAAGAAGACGCTTCTAAAGAAGAAGTGAAAAAAGAAGAACCTAAGAAGGAAGACGCTTCTAAAGAAGAAGAAGTGAAAAAAGAAGAACCTAAGAAGGAAGACGCTTCTAAAGAAGAAGTGAAAAAAGAAGAACCTAAGAAGGAAGACGCTTCTAAAGAAGAAGTGAAAAAAGAAGAACCTAAGAAGGAAGACGCTTCTAAAGAAGAAGTGAAAAAAGAAGAACCTAAGAAAAACTCAAATAAGCTGGTTGCTGTTCGCGCAACGGCTGAAGGCCTAGGCATTCAAGTAGCCTACGATAATAAAACAAGAAGCGTTACTTTGACTAAAGGTGATGCCAAACTTGTTTATGTACTTGGTGCTTCAGAAGTAATTGTTAATGGTAAAGCCGTAGAAACAAATTCTGACATCGTGAAAAACCGCCTATTCCTACCAGTTGGTCTTTTGGAGGAAACTTTCGGGGTAACAATTAAATAA